The Parashewanella tropica genome window below encodes:
- the ribD gene encoding bifunctional diaminohydroxyphosphoribosylaminopyrimidine deaminase/5-amino-6-(5-phosphoribosylamino)uracil reductase RibD: MWSTFDRKMMTRALQLAAKGKYTTRPNPNVGCVITQGEHVVGEGFHQRAGEPHAEVHALNQAQGQTQGATAYVTLEPCSHYGRTGPCALALVEAKVARVVIAADDPNPQVSGRGIKLLKDAGIEVESGLYAEQSRSLNLGFMTKMETSRPYVTLKIAASLDGKTALSNGISKWITGTEARQDVQRMRLRHCAVVTGINTVLDDDCSLNVRYEELGSLTHELEQEDIKQPLRVVLDSHCRMPFTAKLLQIDSPVVLISTQEYPQKFKDKLPNHVQCQLMPENNGRVCLDALMDFLAQSCNSIMIEAGATLVGSFVNEQLADELYLYQAPKILGSCGRNMLQLPDYQKMSDLPTFTLLESGQLGQDTRMRFKLN; this comes from the coding sequence ATGTGGTCGACTTTTGATAGAAAAATGATGACCAGAGCCTTGCAGCTCGCTGCTAAAGGCAAATATACCACTCGCCCTAATCCTAATGTTGGCTGCGTTATCACCCAAGGTGAACACGTCGTTGGTGAAGGCTTTCATCAACGAGCTGGTGAGCCTCACGCTGAGGTCCATGCACTAAATCAAGCACAAGGCCAAACTCAAGGGGCGACAGCGTACGTTACACTAGAGCCTTGTAGTCACTACGGGCGAACGGGCCCTTGTGCCTTAGCTTTAGTTGAAGCAAAAGTAGCAAGAGTTGTGATCGCCGCGGATGATCCAAACCCCCAAGTGTCTGGTCGAGGCATTAAGCTCTTAAAAGATGCGGGTATTGAAGTAGAGTCAGGTTTGTATGCTGAGCAGTCTCGTAGTCTCAATTTAGGTTTTATGACCAAAATGGAGACCAGCCGACCTTACGTGACGTTAAAGATTGCGGCAAGTTTGGATGGCAAGACGGCATTATCTAACGGCATCTCCAAATGGATCACAGGAACAGAAGCTCGCCAAGATGTTCAACGAATGCGTTTACGACACTGTGCGGTGGTTACTGGGATTAACACTGTACTTGACGATGATTGCAGTCTTAATGTTCGTTATGAAGAACTTGGTTCATTAACTCATGAGTTAGAGCAAGAGGATATCAAGCAACCATTAAGAGTGGTACTTGATTCACATTGTAGAATGCCGTTTACAGCTAAACTCTTACAAATTGACTCACCTGTAGTATTGATTTCAACACAAGAATATCCGCAAAAATTCAAAGACAAACTGCCAAACCATGTTCAATGTCAGCTCATGCCTGAAAATAATGGGCGAGTTTGTTTAGATGCATTAATGGATTTTCTCGCTCAAAGTTGTAACTCAATCATGATTGAAGCTGGAGCGACGCTTGTTGGGAGTTTTGTTAATGAGCAATTGGCCGACGAGCTTTACTTATATCAAGCGCCCAAAATTCTAGGCAGTTGTGGCAGAAATATGTTGCAGTTGCCCGACTATCAAAAGATGTCAGACTTGCCCACGTTCACTTTGCTGGAAAGTGGGCAACTCGGGCAAGATACTCGAATGCGCTTCAAATTGAATTAA
- the ettA gene encoding energy-dependent translational throttle protein EttA, with product MAQFVYSMLRVGKVVPPKKQILKDISLSFYPGAKIGVLGLNGAGKSTLLRIMAGIDTEIEGEARPMPGLKIGYLPQEPKLDESKTVRETIEEAVAEAKNALTRLDEVYAAYAEPDADFDALAKEQGELEAIIQSQDAHNLDVILDRAANALRLPDWDEKIEVLSGGERRRVAICRLLLEKPEMLLLDEPTNHLDAESVAWLENFLHEYSGTVVAITHDRYFLDNAAGWILELDRGEGIPWEGNYTSWLEQKDVRLKQESAAESARQKTIAKELEWVRQGSKGRQSKGKARMARFEELNTNDYQKRNETNELFIPPGPRLGDKVIEVNNLTKSYGDRVLIDDLSFTVPKGAIVGIIGANGAGKSTLFRMLSGSEQPDSGSIELGDTVQLASVEQFRDSMNDKNTIWEEISGGQDIIRINNMEIPSRAYVGRFNFKGGDQQKIIGSLSGGERNRVHLAKLLQAGGNVLLLDEPTNDLDVETLRALEEAIVEFPGCAMVISHDRWFLDRICTHILDYRDEGQVNFYEGNYTEYSAWLKEHLGTDVIEPHRLKYKRISK from the coding sequence ATGGCACAATTCGTATATAGCATGTTGCGTGTGGGCAAGGTTGTTCCACCCAAAAAGCAAATCCTTAAAGACATTTCATTAAGCTTTTATCCGGGCGCCAAAATCGGTGTTCTTGGTTTAAACGGCGCAGGTAAATCAACGTTACTTCGTATCATGGCGGGTATTGATACCGAGATTGAAGGTGAAGCTCGCCCGATGCCGGGACTTAAGATTGGTTACCTTCCTCAAGAACCTAAGCTTGATGAAAGCAAAACGGTTCGAGAAACCATTGAAGAAGCAGTAGCTGAAGCGAAAAATGCCCTAACTCGTCTTGATGAAGTGTATGCCGCTTATGCCGAGCCAGATGCTGACTTTGATGCGTTAGCCAAAGAACAAGGTGAACTTGAAGCGATTATTCAATCTCAAGATGCTCATAACCTTGATGTCATTTTAGACCGCGCGGCAAACGCCCTTCGTCTACCTGATTGGGACGAAAAAATTGAAGTGCTATCAGGTGGTGAGCGTCGTCGTGTCGCGATTTGCCGACTGCTGCTTGAAAAACCAGAAATGTTGCTTCTTGATGAGCCAACCAACCACTTGGATGCAGAATCTGTTGCATGGCTTGAAAACTTCCTTCACGAATATTCAGGTACTGTTGTGGCGATTACCCATGACCGTTATTTCCTTGATAATGCTGCGGGTTGGATTTTGGAACTTGACCGTGGTGAAGGCATCCCATGGGAAGGTAACTATACCTCATGGCTTGAACAAAAAGATGTACGTTTGAAGCAAGAATCTGCGGCAGAAAGTGCTCGCCAGAAAACCATTGCTAAAGAATTAGAGTGGGTTCGCCAAGGTTCTAAAGGTCGTCAGTCTAAAGGTAAGGCGCGTATGGCTCGCTTTGAAGAACTGAACACCAACGATTACCAAAAGCGTAATGAGACCAACGAGCTATTTATTCCACCGGGTCCACGCTTAGGTGACAAGGTCATTGAAGTCAATAACCTTACTAAGTCATATGGCGATCGAGTTCTTATCGACGATCTATCATTTACCGTACCTAAAGGCGCAATCGTCGGTATTATTGGTGCAAACGGTGCGGGTAAATCCACCCTATTCCGTATGCTTTCAGGCTCGGAACAACCCGATAGCGGTAGCATCGAACTGGGTGATACAGTACAACTTGCTTCAGTTGAGCAGTTCCGTGATTCAATGAATGATAAAAACACCATCTGGGAAGAAATTTCTGGCGGTCAAGACATCATTCGAATCAACAATATGGAAATCCCAAGCCGTGCTTATGTGGGCCGCTTTAACTTTAAAGGTGGCGATCAGCAGAAAATCATTGGCAGCTTATCTGGTGGTGAGCGTAACCGTGTTCATTTAGCTAAACTACTTCAAGCTGGCGGTAACGTTCTTCTTCTCGATGAACCAACGAACGATCTTGACGTTGAAACTCTGCGTGCTCTAGAAGAAGCTATTGTTGAATTCCCTGGTTGTGCCATGGTGATTTCGCATGACCGTTGGTTCCTCGATAGAATTTGTACACACATCCTCGATTACCGTGATGAAGGTCAAGTGAACTTCTACGAAGGTAACTACACCGAATACTCTGCATGGTTAAAAGAGCATTTGGGTACTGATGTGATTGAACCACACAGATTGAAATACAAGCGTATTAGCAAGTAA
- the nrdR gene encoding transcriptional regulator NrdR — translation MHCPFCNKTDTKVIDSRLVSEGHQVRRRRECTCCHERFTTFEGAELVMPKVIKSDGSRQPFDEEKLRRGMTIAAEKRPVSVEQIEQALAKIKSTLRATGEREIKSQMIGNLMMEQLMTLDKVAYIRFASVYRAFEDVSEFGEAIAKLQK, via the coding sequence ATGCATTGTCCATTTTGTAATAAAACAGATACGAAAGTGATTGACTCTCGCTTAGTCTCAGAAGGACATCAAGTTAGGCGTCGCCGTGAATGTACCTGTTGCCATGAGCGTTTTACCACCTTTGAAGGTGCTGAGCTTGTAATGCCTAAGGTCATCAAAAGTGACGGAAGTCGCCAGCCTTTTGATGAAGAAAAGCTTCGCAGAGGGATGACCATTGCCGCTGAAAAACGTCCTGTTTCAGTTGAGCAAATTGAGCAAGCCTTAGCTAAAATAAAATCGACTTTGCGCGCAACAGGTGAACGCGAAATAAAATCTCAAATGATTGGCAACCTAATGATGGAGCAATTGATGACTTTAGATAAAGTCGCCTATATTCGCTTTGCATCTGTATATCGAGCGTTTGAAGATGTGTCTGAATTTGGCGAAGCTATCGCTAAATTACAAAAGTAA
- the ribH gene encoding 6,7-dimethyl-8-ribityllumazine synthase, giving the protein MNLVEGKIEAKDAKVAIVVSRFNSFVVESLLDGAIDTLKRFGNVSDDNITVVRVPGAYELPLAARRVAASGKFDGIIALGAVIRGGTPHFDFVAGECNKGLAQVSLEFDTPVSFGVITTDTIEQAIERSGTKAGNKGGEAALGLLEMVNVLDDLENLLD; this is encoded by the coding sequence ATGAACCTAGTTGAAGGTAAGATTGAAGCTAAAGATGCCAAGGTGGCAATCGTAGTATCACGTTTTAACAGCTTTGTAGTGGAAAGCTTGTTAGATGGTGCTATCGACACCCTTAAGCGCTTTGGTAATGTCAGTGATGACAACATCACCGTAGTTCGTGTGCCAGGTGCATATGAGTTACCACTCGCTGCACGCCGAGTTGCTGCCAGTGGAAAATTCGATGGTATCATTGCATTAGGTGCTGTTATTCGAGGTGGTACTCCGCATTTTGATTTTGTTGCAGGTGAATGTAATAAGGGATTAGCTCAAGTATCTTTAGAGTTTGATACGCCAGTTTCATTTGGTGTTATCACAACAGATACTATCGAGCAGGCAATTGAACGCTCAGGAACCAAAGCAGGCAACAAAGGCGGTGAAGCTGCTTTAGGATTGCTGGAAATGGTTAATGTTTTAGATGATTTGGAAAACCTTCTGGATTAA
- the ribBA gene encoding bifunctional 3,4-dihydroxy-2-butanone-4-phosphate synthase/GTP cyclohydrolase II: protein MALHSIEEIIEDIRLGKMVILMDDEDRENEGDLIMAAELVTPEAINFMATYGRGLICQTMTRKRCEQLNLPLMVSNNNAQFATNFTVSIEAARGVTTGISAHDRAVTVQAAVAKDAKASDLVQPGHIFPLMAQEGGVLVRAGHTEAGCDLARLAGLEPSGVIVEILNEDGTMARRPELEAFSQKHDIKIGTIADLIEYRNTKETTVVRESECKLPTRFGEFKMVTFRDTIDNQPHFALVKGEITDNTLVRVHLQNTFNDLLFSERNQTRSWPLDKAMERIAEEDGVLILLGNQESSQDLLEKVKAFEAEDKGELPPAAKWEGTSRRVGVGSQILSQLGVSTMRLLSSPKRYHSLSGFGLEVTEYVSE from the coding sequence ATGGCGTTACACAGCATAGAAGAAATCATTGAAGATATCCGCTTAGGTAAAATGGTTATCTTAATGGACGATGAAGATAGAGAGAACGAGGGCGACCTGATCATGGCTGCTGAGCTCGTGACTCCTGAAGCCATTAACTTCATGGCGACTTATGGTCGTGGCTTGATCTGCCAAACCATGACCAGAAAGCGTTGTGAACAGCTTAATCTGCCATTGATGGTGAGCAATAATAATGCTCAATTTGCAACAAACTTTACAGTTTCTATTGAAGCTGCTCGTGGTGTAACAACAGGTATTTCTGCGCATGATCGTGCGGTAACGGTTCAAGCTGCTGTGGCAAAAGATGCAAAAGCGTCTGACTTAGTACAACCCGGCCATATTTTCCCATTGATGGCACAAGAAGGTGGCGTATTAGTACGTGCGGGCCATACAGAAGCTGGATGTGATTTAGCACGTTTAGCTGGGCTTGAACCTTCAGGCGTGATTGTCGAAATTCTAAATGAAGATGGCACTATGGCTCGTCGTCCTGAGCTTGAAGCCTTCAGCCAAAAGCACGACATTAAAATCGGTACCATTGCGGATTTGATTGAATACCGTAACACCAAAGAAACCACAGTTGTACGCGAATCTGAGTGTAAATTACCAACGCGTTTTGGCGAGTTCAAAATGGTAACCTTCCGTGACACCATTGATAATCAACCGCATTTTGCACTGGTTAAAGGTGAAATCACAGATAACACATTGGTGCGTGTTCATTTGCAAAATACCTTTAATGATCTTCTGTTCTCTGAGCGTAATCAAACTCGCAGCTGGCCTTTAGATAAAGCTATGGAGCGTATTGCGGAAGAAGATGGTGTTCTTATTCTGTTAGGAAACCAAGAGTCGAGCCAAGATTTACTTGAAAAGGTCAAAGCCTTTGAAGCTGAGGATAAAGGTGAGTTACCGCCTGCCGCTAAGTGGGAAGGTACTTCTCGTCGAGTCGGTGTCGGTTCGCAAATACTGTCTCAACTTGGCGTCAGTACAATGCGTTTATTAAGCTCACCTAAGCGCTATCATTCTCTCTCAGGCTTCGGTTTAGAAGTCACTGAGTATGTATCAGAATAA
- a CDS encoding phosphatidylglycerophosphatase A family protein → MALFTQDTNVKKLSLANPVHFLALGFGSGLAAKAPGTFGTLAAIPLYLLLSQFSLPVYLLVTLVVSVVGIYICDKASKDMGVHDHGAIVWDEVAGLLITMIAAPAGWMWLLIGFGLFRFFDIIKPWPIKWLDSKVSGGFGIMIDDVVAGIFALACLQLIYIFV, encoded by the coding sequence ATGGCACTTTTTACTCAAGATACAAATGTTAAAAAGCTAAGTTTAGCGAATCCCGTTCACTTCTTAGCTTTGGGTTTTGGCTCTGGTCTAGCGGCTAAAGCGCCTGGGACCTTTGGTACTCTAGCGGCTATCCCACTTTATTTACTCTTAAGTCAATTTTCCTTACCGGTATATCTATTAGTAACCTTGGTCGTTTCTGTCGTCGGTATCTACATTTGCGATAAAGCCTCAAAAGATATGGGGGTTCATGATCACGGGGCAATCGTGTGGGATGAAGTGGCAGGATTATTGATAACTATGATAGCGGCACCAGCAGGGTGGATGTGGTTATTAATAGGCTTTGGTCTATTTCGTTTTTTTGACATTATAAAACCATGGCCAATTAAATGGCTGGATTCTAAAGTTTCTGGTGGCTTTGGCATTATGATCGATGATGTTGTTGCAGGGATATTTGCTCTGGCTTGTCTTCAATTAATTTATATTTTTGTCTAA
- the nusB gene encoding transcription antitermination factor NusB yields the protein MKPSERRKARRLAVQAIYSWQLSGNNIADVEHQFLTEQEVKGVDVSYFRELLSGVATKAAALDELFAPFLDRKVEDVSPVEKAIVRLGAYELTYQKSVPFKVAINEGIELAKAFGADDSHKFVNGVLDKLAASQK from the coding sequence ATGAAGCCTTCTGAACGCCGCAAAGCACGTCGTCTTGCGGTTCAAGCCATTTATTCTTGGCAGTTAAGCGGTAATAACATTGCCGATGTAGAGCATCAATTTTTAACTGAACAAGAAGTTAAAGGTGTAGATGTTAGCTATTTCAGAGAGTTGCTCTCAGGAGTGGCGACAAAAGCAGCCGCTTTAGATGAGCTTTTTGCCCCGTTTTTAGATCGCAAAGTTGAAGATGTCTCTCCAGTAGAGAAAGCGATTGTTCGCTTAGGTGCTTATGAGCTGACTTATCAAAAAAGCGTACCTTTCAAAGTCGCGATTAACGAGGGTATTGAGTTGGCTAAAGCCTTCGGTGCTGATGATAGTCATAAGTTTGTTAACGGTGTACTAGACAAACTGGCTGCCAGCCAAAAATAA
- a CDS encoding riboflavin synthase, giving the protein MFTGIIEAVGHIKHIDRNSDDIRLTVSSGKLDLSDVKLGDSIATNGVCLTVVSLNADGYVADVSAETVALTGFNRYQVGEKLNLEKAVTPTTRLGGHMVSGHVDGTANVVKRENRGQAIEFWLQASTELARYIAHKGSITIDGVSLTVNEVKGATFRLTIVPHTADETTLIDLQAGDKVNIEVDQIARYLERLMQAPSETKSESGLTLETLAKAGFMR; this is encoded by the coding sequence ATGTTCACCGGAATTATCGAGGCCGTAGGCCACATCAAACATATAGATCGTAACAGTGACGATATCAGGTTAACGGTATCAAGTGGCAAGCTTGATCTTTCTGATGTTAAGTTAGGCGATAGTATTGCAACCAATGGCGTTTGTTTAACTGTGGTATCCCTTAATGCGGATGGTTACGTTGCTGATGTTTCAGCTGAAACTGTTGCTTTAACGGGGTTCAATCGTTATCAAGTTGGCGAAAAGCTTAACTTGGAGAAAGCGGTAACCCCGACGACTCGACTTGGTGGACACATGGTTTCAGGTCACGTTGACGGTACAGCCAATGTTGTTAAGCGTGAAAACCGTGGGCAAGCCATAGAGTTTTGGTTACAAGCGTCAACTGAACTGGCGAGATACATAGCCCATAAAGGTTCAATCACTATTGATGGTGTTAGCTTGACCGTGAATGAAGTAAAAGGCGCAACATTTCGATTAACCATAGTGCCTCATACTGCCGATGAAACAACACTCATTGATTTACAAGCTGGCGATAAAGTGAATATTGAGGTGGATCAGATTGCTCGGTACTTAGAGCGATTGATGCAAGCACCTTCAGAAACAAAATCTGAATCTGGATTGACATTAGAAACTCTAGCTAAAGCTGGGTTTATGCGTTAA
- the recN gene encoding DNA repair protein RecN — translation MLCQLNIQNFAIVKFLELDFQHGMTSITGETGAGKSIAIDALGLCLGERADSGSVRGGANKAELSASFNIANLPQAQQWLTEHDLNLDDECILRRTINHDGRSRAYINGNPVPLSQLKCLGQLLVAIHGQHAHHAMLKNEHQLTLLDGYADHQPLITKVQKQYRNFKNIQSELKQLKATQEERNARKQLIEYQVEELNDFDLKAGEFEQIEQEHKLQANSAELQQNCQQSLSLLSEDETNIESMLNQAVLLADGLVELDPKLKAVTEMLNESLIQVQESCGEIQHYVNGIEQDPEYFAQLEERLTKAMQLARKHLVAPTELPLHHQKLKQELASLSQAENKLDDIEEVLQQARSEYQSAAKKLSQSRLRFARELNKLVTASIQELNMPKAKFCIEVNHNEQAMTDLGSDLIDFQVTTNPGQPLQSLSKVASGGELSRIGLGIQVITAQKVSTPTLIFDEVDVGISGPTAAVVGRMLRTLGESTQVFCVTHLPQVAGNGHQQMFVNKKVVKGETETSMVPLSESKRIEELARLLASDKITENALANARELLKSA, via the coding sequence ATGCTCTGCCAACTAAACATTCAAAACTTTGCCATTGTAAAATTTCTGGAATTAGACTTTCAACATGGAATGACCAGTATTACTGGTGAAACTGGTGCAGGAAAATCCATTGCAATCGATGCGTTAGGGTTATGTTTAGGGGAGCGTGCTGATTCAGGTAGTGTCAGAGGTGGAGCGAATAAAGCCGAATTAAGCGCAAGCTTCAATATCGCAAACCTCCCCCAAGCTCAACAGTGGCTAACAGAGCACGATCTGAACTTAGATGACGAATGTATTTTGCGTCGCACCATTAATCATGATGGTCGCTCTAGAGCTTACATCAATGGTAACCCTGTTCCTCTGTCGCAACTCAAATGTTTAGGTCAGTTGCTTGTTGCTATCCACGGGCAACATGCCCATCACGCCATGCTCAAAAACGAGCACCAACTCACCTTACTTGATGGGTATGCAGACCATCAGCCTTTGATCACCAAAGTCCAAAAGCAGTATCGAAACTTCAAAAATATTCAATCTGAATTAAAACAATTAAAAGCAACACAAGAAGAGCGCAATGCCAGAAAGCAGTTGATTGAATATCAAGTTGAAGAACTCAATGATTTTGATTTAAAAGCAGGCGAGTTTGAGCAAATCGAACAAGAGCATAAATTACAAGCTAACAGTGCCGAATTACAGCAGAACTGTCAGCAGAGTTTATCTCTACTGAGTGAAGATGAAACCAATATTGAATCTATGCTAAATCAAGCCGTTCTGCTTGCTGATGGGCTCGTCGAGCTTGATCCAAAGCTGAAGGCTGTCACTGAAATGCTAAATGAATCACTCATTCAAGTGCAAGAGAGTTGTGGCGAAATTCAACACTATGTAAATGGAATAGAGCAAGATCCTGAATATTTCGCCCAACTTGAAGAGCGACTAACCAAAGCGATGCAGTTAGCACGTAAGCATTTAGTTGCTCCTACTGAGTTACCATTACATCATCAAAAATTAAAACAAGAACTCGCTTCACTATCACAAGCAGAAAACAAACTGGATGATATAGAAGAAGTCTTGCAGCAAGCACGCTCAGAATATCAATCTGCAGCGAAAAAGCTAAGCCAAAGTAGATTACGGTTTGCGAGAGAACTTAATAAATTAGTGACAGCATCCATCCAAGAATTGAATATGCCAAAAGCGAAATTCTGCATTGAAGTCAATCATAACGAACAAGCTATGACTGATTTAGGATCAGACTTAATTGACTTTCAGGTTACCACTAATCCAGGGCAACCGTTACAGTCACTCTCAAAGGTCGCATCTGGCGGCGAGCTATCTCGTATAGGGCTCGGTATTCAAGTGATCACCGCCCAAAAAGTATCAACGCCCACGCTGATTTTCGATGAAGTAGATGTGGGGATTTCAGGCCCAACAGCTGCAGTTGTTGGCCGAATGCTCCGAACACTGGGTGAATCTACACAAGTATTTTGTGTAACTCACCTACCGCAAGTTGCTGGTAATGGTCATCAACAAATGTTCGTCAACAAAAAAGTCGTAAAAGGAGAAACGGAAACTTCAATGGTGCCACTATCTGAATCAAAGAGAATTGAAGAACTCGCAAGATTGCTTGCCAGTGACAAGATTACAGAAAATGCTTTAGCTAATGCTAGAGAACTATTGAAGTCGGCATAA
- the glyA gene encoding serine hydroxymethyltransferase, producing the protein MQQHNMTIADFDPELAQAMQKEKVRQEEHIELIASENYTSARVMEAQGSVLTNKYAEGYPSKRYYGGCEHVDVVETLAIERVKELFGAVYANVQPHSGSQANSAVYMTLLQPGDKVLGMNLAHGGHLTHGSPVNFSGKLYDIVPYGIDESGKIDYQELEQLAVEHKPKMIIGGFSAYSGIVDWAKLREIADKIGAYLFVDMAHVAGLIAAGVYPDPLPHAHVVTSTTHKTLAGPRGGIILSAEQDEDLHKKLNSAVFPGGQGGPLMHVIAGKAVAFKEALLPEFKTYQQQVVKNAKAMVEVFLERGYKIVSGGTENHLMLVDLIGRELTGKEADAALGSANITVNKNSVPNDPRSPFVTSGIRIGTPAITRRGFKEAEAQTLTHWICDVLDDAHNEDVINRVKQQVLELCGRFPVYK; encoded by the coding sequence ATGCAGCAACATAACATGACTATCGCTGATTTTGACCCAGAATTGGCTCAAGCGATGCAAAAAGAAAAAGTGCGTCAAGAAGAACACATTGAACTCATTGCTTCGGAAAACTACACCAGTGCACGAGTAATGGAAGCTCAAGGTTCTGTGCTAACGAATAAGTACGCAGAGGGTTATCCGAGTAAGCGTTATTATGGTGGCTGTGAACATGTTGATGTTGTAGAAACTCTTGCTATCGAGCGTGTTAAAGAGCTTTTTGGTGCCGTTTACGCAAACGTGCAACCACACTCGGGTTCTCAAGCTAACTCAGCGGTATACATGACGCTATTGCAACCTGGAGACAAAGTGTTGGGCATGAACCTAGCACATGGTGGTCACTTAACTCACGGTTCACCGGTTAACTTTTCTGGCAAGCTATATGACATTGTGCCTTATGGTATTGACGAATCAGGTAAGATTGATTATCAAGAGCTTGAGCAATTAGCCGTAGAGCACAAACCAAAAATGATCATTGGTGGTTTTTCAGCTTACTCAGGCATTGTCGACTGGGCTAAATTACGTGAAATCGCAGATAAAATAGGAGCTTACTTATTTGTTGATATGGCGCACGTTGCAGGTTTGATTGCTGCAGGTGTTTACCCAGATCCATTACCTCACGCGCACGTTGTAACGTCTACAACTCATAAAACTTTAGCTGGTCCTCGTGGTGGAATTATCTTGTCTGCGGAGCAAGACGAAGATTTACACAAGAAGTTAAACTCTGCCGTATTCCCTGGTGGTCAAGGTGGCCCGTTGATGCATGTCATTGCGGGTAAAGCAGTAGCATTTAAAGAAGCACTATTACCAGAGTTTAAAACTTACCAACAGCAAGTGGTTAAAAATGCTAAAGCTATGGTTGAAGTATTCCTAGAGCGCGGTTACAAAATCGTTTCTGGCGGAACTGAAAATCACCTAATGTTAGTTGACTTGATTGGGCGTGAGCTAACGGGTAAAGAGGCTGATGCCGCGTTAGGTAGTGCTAACATCACTGTTAATAAAAACTCAGTGCCGAATGATCCTCGCTCGCCATTTGTAACTTCGGGTATTCGAATTGGTACACCGGCAATTACTCGTCGTGGATTTAAAGAAGCAGAAGCTCAAACATTAACTCACTGGATTTGTGATGTTTTAGATGACGCACATAACGAAGATGTGATTAATCGAGTTAAGCAACAAGTCCTTGAGCTTTGCGGTCGCTTCCCAGTCTACAAATAA
- the thiL gene encoding thiamine-phosphate kinase gives MKEFQIIEKYFAELGPKRKDVAVGIGDDCALVNPAEGNSIAISCDTLVEGTHFLPSMPAEDLGYKSLAVNLSDLAAMGAEPAWMTLALTLPEIDETWLEGYCKGLYEISEYYGIALVGGDTTHGSKSLTLTVNGLVPTQMAMTRSGAKIGDWIYVTGTIGDSALGLDILLDKQQIENQSHKDYLVKRHYRPTPRVLAGQAIRGIASSAIDLSDGLGSDLKHINKASCTGARIDVDALPLSEALVDSVGKEHAIEYAISGGEDYELLFTVSDANESSLITSLKQTGVPFTKVGQITSGTELTFKQGKLNYHPVKQGFKHF, from the coding sequence TTGAAAGAGTTTCAAATAATCGAAAAATATTTTGCAGAACTAGGACCTAAGCGTAAGGATGTTGCTGTTGGAATTGGTGATGATTGCGCGCTAGTTAACCCTGCAGAGGGTAACAGTATCGCTATTTCATGTGACACTTTGGTTGAAGGTACCCACTTTTTACCGAGTATGCCTGCTGAAGACTTAGGCTATAAATCATTAGCCGTGAACTTATCCGATCTTGCCGCTATGGGGGCAGAGCCTGCTTGGATGACGCTTGCACTCACTTTACCTGAAATCGATGAAACATGGCTTGAAGGATACTGTAAAGGTCTTTATGAGATTTCTGAGTATTACGGCATTGCACTCGTAGGTGGCGATACAACCCATGGTTCAAAGAGTTTAACACTGACTGTAAATGGGTTAGTTCCCACACAAATGGCAATGACAAGAAGTGGAGCCAAAATCGGTGACTGGATATATGTTACCGGTACGATAGGGGATTCAGCGTTAGGTTTGGATATTTTGCTGGATAAGCAGCAAATTGAAAATCAATCACATAAAGACTATTTGGTAAAACGCCACTATCGTCCAACGCCAAGAGTACTCGCTGGGCAAGCCATTCGAGGTATTGCTAGCTCTGCTATAGATTTATCGGATGGCCTAGGCTCTGATTTAAAGCATATTAATAAAGCTTCGTGTACAGGCGCTAGAATTGATGTTGATGCTTTACCATTGTCCGAAGCATTAGTGGACTCTGTAGGTAAAGAACATGCGATTGAATACGCCATTTCAGGTGGTGAAGATTATGAGTTACTGTTTACCGTTTCTGATGCCAATGAAAGCTCATTAATTACATCGTTAAAGCAAACTGGCGTTCCGTTTACTAAGGTTGGACAGATCACTTCCGGAACTGAACTCACATTCAAACAAGGCAAATTGAATTATCATCCAGTTAAGCAAGGGTTCAAACACTTTTAA